A portion of the Melanotaenia boesemani isolate fMelBoe1 chromosome 2, fMelBoe1.pri, whole genome shotgun sequence genome contains these proteins:
- the LOC121654884 gene encoding nucleolin-like: MVVCLVRRRRRNTQQPIALSQIQMDGRDRKTDDEDEDDEQDYENVDLLDMTKKVRKEETEEESDDYEEPVGDDDHDYEEAGPDLYCTNAKEINVCGEDYGEEDNEDNDEEEESSDEDDDYENVSPACEQIVDINQQYEDVYQTF, encoded by the exons ATGGTGGTCTGTCTGGTCCGCAGGAGAAGGCGAAACACCCAGCAGCCCATAGCCCTCTCCCAAATTCAAA tggaCGGCAGAGATCGGAAaactgatgatgaagatgaggatgatgagcaGGATTATGAGAATGTGGATCTTCTAGACATGACAAAGAAAGTCAGGAAGGAAGAAACAGAAGAGGAGAGTGATGATTATGAAGAGCCAGTTggtgatgatgatcatgattaTGAGGAAGCAGGTCCTGATTTATACTGTACAAATGCCAAGGAGATCAATGTGTGTGGGGAGGATTACGGTGAGGAAGATAATGAGGAcaatgatgaggaagaggaaagcagtgatgaagatgacgacTATGAGAATGTATCACCAGCCTGTGAACAAATTGTGGACATAAATCAACAGTATGAGGATGTATACCAGACCTTTTAG